One genomic segment of Paenibacillus sp. FSL H8-0332 includes these proteins:
- a CDS encoding lipase family protein, protein MTNRRDVEEWAIFLAAVCGQTYTQFANAEGVFVVPADFSAVHSFQAKSMGNVWELFGFILESPQEIVIAWRGSISTNDWLSNMNAAQKKFKYIQEPCMTHRGFTDIYASARDAILSVLGTLSPEKTLYVTGHSLGGALATLCALDVAANSAFTAPRLYTYGSPRVGDPDFAKAFSRYVRSSYRYANLFDVTTYVPPTVYKLPKQKTKYYYTHVQTLKSLSFQNGSPELNHVIRSYFAVLRETRPEFTAALCAANPGFCPVPELVT, encoded by the coding sequence ATGACTAACCGGAGAGATGTAGAAGAGTGGGCAATTTTTCTGGCGGCTGTCTGCGGACAGACCTATACCCAATTTGCCAATGCGGAGGGTGTGTTTGTGGTACCGGCGGACTTCTCGGCTGTTCACAGCTTTCAAGCGAAATCCATGGGGAATGTCTGGGAGCTGTTCGGATTCATTCTGGAATCACCGCAGGAGATCGTTATTGCCTGGCGCGGAAGCATCTCCACCAATGATTGGCTCTCGAACATGAATGCCGCGCAAAAGAAATTCAAATACATTCAGGAGCCCTGCATGACCCACCGAGGGTTCACCGACATCTATGCATCCGCTCGGGATGCCATTCTCTCCGTACTTGGCACTCTGTCCCCGGAGAAGACGCTGTATGTAACAGGCCATAGCCTTGGCGGGGCACTGGCCACTCTGTGTGCGCTGGATGTTGCTGCCAACTCCGCCTTCACCGCCCCGCGGCTGTATACCTACGGGTCTCCGCGTGTCGGGGACCCGGATTTTGCCAAGGCCTTCAGCCGGTATGTGCGCAGCAGCTACCGCTATGCCAATCTTTTTGACGTCACAACGTATGTTCCGCCAACCGTCTACAAGCTGCCCAAGCAGAAGACCAAATACTATTACACCCATGTCCAGACCCTTAAATCCCTATCCTTCCAGAATGGCAGCCCCGAGCTGAACCATGTCATCCGTAGTTATTTCGCTGTACTGAGGGAGACCCGGCCGGAATTCACCGCAGCCTTGTGCGCCGCGAACCCCGGGTTCTGTCCGGTCCCGGAGCTGGTCACCTAG
- a CDS encoding ABC transporter substrate-binding protein, which translates to MKLILPVLLLCLLLLTGCADFSSRNTEPPERSTPVTISFWNPFGGGEGEFVERIIHDYNASQSAVFVKQLRLESNEYYARLRTALSFGKGPDVAVIHADRLSPFIKAQQIIPLNALAEHGGFQFNQIGEQNLQSVSYAGQYYAVPLDTHFHMLYYNKKILAKAGVLSPAGTPQLEENTPEGFTRLLRQIAARVPDVQPMAVNTPYFQESFLDLYYQAGGELLSRDMKRTAINNEQSLEVLTFYQRLFDEGLSDLSDNTPWDSFDNGQAGLWFGGVWEAGHHLDNKALDIGIIPLPPIFGSSAHWGSSHTLVIPAYTTGEKQAGAMDFMKYFSEVGGMIWGEAGHVPANLTVEQSRMYRDLPYRERFIQARDQVKFAPQTDKYAALFTAMSEELQHIVRNRIQPEAGLKRLEESLNQILAN; encoded by the coding sequence ATGAAGCTGATCCTGCCTGTTCTGCTGCTGTGTCTGCTGCTGCTCACGGGCTGTGCGGATTTCTCTTCCAGGAATACGGAGCCGCCGGAGCGCAGCACGCCTGTGACGATCTCCTTCTGGAATCCGTTCGGAGGGGGTGAGGGCGAGTTCGTAGAGCGGATCATTCATGACTATAATGCCTCGCAGAGTGCAGTGTTCGTCAAGCAGCTCAGATTGGAATCGAACGAATATTATGCGAGACTCCGCACCGCGCTGTCCTTCGGTAAGGGACCGGATGTGGCAGTCATCCATGCCGACCGTCTGTCACCGTTCATCAAAGCGCAGCAAATCATACCGCTCAATGCTCTGGCAGAGCATGGCGGATTCCAGTTCAATCAGATCGGGGAACAGAACCTTCAGAGCGTCAGCTATGCCGGGCAATATTATGCGGTGCCTCTGGATACACATTTCCATATGCTCTACTACAACAAAAAGATCCTGGCGAAGGCTGGCGTATTGTCTCCCGCCGGAACGCCGCAGCTGGAGGAGAATACGCCAGAGGGATTCACCCGCCTGCTGCGGCAGATTGCTGCGCGGGTACCGGATGTACAGCCTATGGCGGTGAACACCCCGTATTTTCAGGAGTCTTTTCTCGATCTGTATTATCAGGCGGGTGGAGAGCTGCTCAGCCGGGATATGAAGCGGACGGCAATTAATAATGAGCAGTCACTGGAGGTTCTGACCTTTTATCAGCGGCTGTTTGACGAGGGATTAAGCGATTTGAGCGATAATACACCCTGGGATTCCTTTGATAACGGACAGGCAGGCCTGTGGTTCGGCGGGGTATGGGAGGCGGGCCATCATCTGGACAATAAGGCGCTGGATATCGGGATTATACCTCTTCCGCCGATCTTCGGCAGCTCAGCCCATTGGGGAAGCTCCCACACCCTGGTGATTCCTGCCTACACTACCGGGGAGAAGCAGGCGGGTGCCATGGACTTCATGAAATATTTCTCGGAGGTGGGCGGGATGATCTGGGGCGAGGCGGGTCATGTTCCGGCGAATCTTACAGTTGAACAGAGCCGGATGTACCGGGACCTGCCTTACCGGGAGCGGTTTATTCAAGCCAGAGATCAGGTCAAGTTCGCCCCGCAGACGGATAAATATGCGGCTCTGTTCACTGCAATGTCTGAGGAGCTGCAGCATATCGTGCGCAACCGGATACAGCCCGAAGCAGGACTTAAGCGGCTGGAGGAGAGTCTTAATCAGATCCTGGCGAACTAG